From Xyrauchen texanus isolate HMW12.3.18 chromosome 36, RBS_HiC_50CHRs, whole genome shotgun sequence, one genomic window encodes:
- the hic1 gene encoding hypermethylated in cancer 1 protein isoform X1, with translation MIIKGDLDRMAEEIGHPGGGLKSMLDAMEVPSHARHLLLQLNTQRTKGFLCDVIIVVQNALFRAHKNILAASSLYLKSLVVHDNLINLDHEMVSPGVFRVILDYIYTGRLSDGDPTSPTEPNIGAVLAAASYLQLLDLVALCKKKLKRNGKYHLHPNPGFLPYKIGPGGVGGGRFHVSTSVIDSCLSGRIVGTPRPTSLEDLPSLPLVPYAGQIYAPAPTQGPPPYPPTKASLSPQSGLRLPPERKCSSVFGLDLSKKSPTSQSQLPSSHPHLVSSIHPDEEPEGELDQSTSPLLSPNDGSRKMETAHHAGTLTPHPFPLPNHPFAPHLPILHRSQGQEPYPCPPSPEPMEDSREQGRDSASIYRWVKNEPSNPEDEDEEDEGDESGGTGEQDKERHHQHMNHHMNSEEKLNVSERGYDRGTVTCDDGEDENGTGSEETGSSEGRPSPPGAGGRYHMPYEPESFGDNLYVCIPCDKGFPSSEQLNAHVETHTEEELNNGSELDNSNNCSKPNNGHGPTSLNSSSGLHSPFSDNKSGHNLHSIGLGEIIRPYRCSSCDKSYKDPATLRQHEKTHWLTRPYPCSICGKKFTQRGTMTRHMRSHLGLKPFACDACGMRFTRQYRLTEHMRIHSGEKPYECQVCGGKFAQQRNLISHMKMHSSGAAGGGLTPDGKLKIDFSEGIYPLSKYTIEHLGLKQEKTSDLLTASQHLLADAKVIESLYPLSKLAAEHLGLTHNKMDILNQTLPPTPQQLSAEKRTIDRYSPS, from the exons ATGATCATTAAGGGAGATTTAGATCGAATGGCAGAAGAGATCGGGCATCCAG GTGGTGGTCTGAAGTCGATGCTGGATGCCATGGAAGTTCCAAGTCATGCTAGGCACCTCCTCTTGCAGCTGAACACACAACGCACCAAGGGCTTCTTGTGTGATGTCATCATTGTGGTACAGAATGCACTGTTCCGTGCTCACAAGAACATTCTGGCAGCCAGCAGCCTCTACCTTAAGTCTCTCGTTGTTCATGACAACCTCATCAATCTGGACCATGAGATGGTCAGTCCAGGTGTCTTTCGAGTCATCCTTGACTATATCTACACCGGACGCTTAAGTGATGGTGACCCCACCTCTCCCACTGAACCAAATATAGGGGCGGTGTTGGCAGCAGCAAGTTACCTGCAACTGCTGGACCTGGTGGCTCTGTGCAAGAAAAAGCTGAAGAGGAATGGAAAGTATCATTTACACCCCAACCCTGGATTTTTGCCTTACAAGATTGGCCCAGGTGGGGTGGGTGGAGGACGGTTTCACGTATCCACTTCAGTCATTGACTCCTGCCTTTCTGGTAGAATAGTCGGCACTCCTCGACCAACATCATTAGAAGATCTGCCCTCCCTTCCACTGGTCCCCTATGCAGGACAGATTTATGCCCCAGCTCCCACACAGGGTCCACCACCTTACCCCCCAACAAAGGCATCTCTGTCACCACAGTCGGGCCTGCGTTTGCCCCCTGAGAGGAAATGCTCATCCGTATTTGGCCTTGATCTGTCCAAGAAAAGCCCCACTTCCCAGTCACAGCTCCCTTCCAGTCATCCCCATTTGGTCTCCTCAATCCATCCAGATGAGGAGCCTGAGGGGGAACTTGACCAAAGCACCAGCCCACTGCTCAGCCCCAACGATGGCTCTAGAAAAATGGAGACAGCCCACCATGCAGGGACCCTTACGCCACACCCTTTCCCCCTCCCCAACCATCCATTTGCACCCCATCTTCCCATCCTACACCGTTCTCAGGGCCAGGAGCCATACCCCTGTCCTCCCAGTCCTGAGCCTATGGAGGACTCCAGAGAACAAGGCAGAGATAGCGCAAGCATCTACCGCTGGGTGAAGAATGAACCGTCCAATCCAGAGGATGAAGATGAGGAGGATGAAGGAGATGAAAGTGGAGGAACTGGTGAGCAGGATAAAGAAAGACACCACCAGCACATGAACCACCATATGAACAGTGAAGAAAAGCTGAATGTGAGTGAGAGGGGCTATGACAGAGGGACTGTGACCTGTGATGATGGTGAGGATGAAAATGGGACTGGCAGTGAGGAGACAGGGAGCAGTGAAGGCCGTCCATCGCCCCCTGGTGCAGGTGGGAGATATCACATGCCTTATGAGCCAGAGAGTTTCGGAGATAACTTGTATGTGTGCATCCCCTGTGACAAAGGCTTTCCCAGTTCAGAGCAGCTAAATGCCCATGTGGAGACTCATACAGAGGAGGAGCTCAACAATGGTAGTGAGCTGGACAACAGCAATAACTGCAGCAAACCCAACAATGGCCATGGGCCTACAAGTTTGAACAGCTCTAGTGGCCTCCACAGCCCCTTCTCAGATAACAAATCtggtcataacctccattccattGGCCTAGGAGAGATCATACGACCATATCGCTGTTCTTCCTGCGATAAGTCCTATAAAGATCCTGCCACGCTGCGGCAGCACGAGAAGACACACTGGCTGACCCGGCCATACCCatgtagcatttgtggcaagAAGTTTACCCAGCGTGGTACCATGACACGCCACATGCGCAGCCATTTGGGCCTAAAACCCTTCGCTTGTGATGCCTGTGGGATGCGCTTTACTCGGCAATACCGCCTCACGGAGCACATGCGCATCCACTCTGGAGAGAAGCCCTACGAGTGCCAGGTGTGTGGGGGCAAGTTCGCTCAGCAGCGCAACCTCATCAGCCACATGAAAATGCACAGTAGTGGAGCGGCCGGCGGAGGACTCACTCCTGATGGCAAGCTGAAGATAGACTTCTCTGAGGGCATTTATCCCTTGAGTAAGTACACCATTGAACATCTGGGTCTGAAGCAGGAGAAAACCTCAGATCTTCTTACGGCCTCTCAGCACCTTCTGGCTGATGCTAAGGTCATTGAGAGCCTCTACCCACTGTCAAAGCTGGCTGCAGAACATCTTGGCCTCACCCACAACAAGATGGACATCCTGAACCAAACCCTTCCGCCCACTCCCCAGCAGCTCTCAGCAGAGAAACGCACCATTGACCGCTACTCTCCCAGCTAG
- the hic1 gene encoding hypermethylated in cancer 1 protein isoform X2 yields MLDAMEVPSHARHLLLQLNTQRTKGFLCDVIIVVQNALFRAHKNILAASSLYLKSLVVHDNLINLDHEMVSPGVFRVILDYIYTGRLSDGDPTSPTEPNIGAVLAAASYLQLLDLVALCKKKLKRNGKYHLHPNPGFLPYKIGPGGVGGGRFHVSTSVIDSCLSGRIVGTPRPTSLEDLPSLPLVPYAGQIYAPAPTQGPPPYPPTKASLSPQSGLRLPPERKCSSVFGLDLSKKSPTSQSQLPSSHPHLVSSIHPDEEPEGELDQSTSPLLSPNDGSRKMETAHHAGTLTPHPFPLPNHPFAPHLPILHRSQGQEPYPCPPSPEPMEDSREQGRDSASIYRWVKNEPSNPEDEDEEDEGDESGGTGEQDKERHHQHMNHHMNSEEKLNVSERGYDRGTVTCDDGEDENGTGSEETGSSEGRPSPPGAGGRYHMPYEPESFGDNLYVCIPCDKGFPSSEQLNAHVETHTEEELNNGSELDNSNNCSKPNNGHGPTSLNSSSGLHSPFSDNKSGHNLHSIGLGEIIRPYRCSSCDKSYKDPATLRQHEKTHWLTRPYPCSICGKKFTQRGTMTRHMRSHLGLKPFACDACGMRFTRQYRLTEHMRIHSGEKPYECQVCGGKFAQQRNLISHMKMHSSGAAGGGLTPDGKLKIDFSEGIYPLSKYTIEHLGLKQEKTSDLLTASQHLLADAKVIESLYPLSKLAAEHLGLTHNKMDILNQTLPPTPQQLSAEKRTIDRYSPS; encoded by the coding sequence ATGCTGGATGCCATGGAAGTTCCAAGTCATGCTAGGCACCTCCTCTTGCAGCTGAACACACAACGCACCAAGGGCTTCTTGTGTGATGTCATCATTGTGGTACAGAATGCACTGTTCCGTGCTCACAAGAACATTCTGGCAGCCAGCAGCCTCTACCTTAAGTCTCTCGTTGTTCATGACAACCTCATCAATCTGGACCATGAGATGGTCAGTCCAGGTGTCTTTCGAGTCATCCTTGACTATATCTACACCGGACGCTTAAGTGATGGTGACCCCACCTCTCCCACTGAACCAAATATAGGGGCGGTGTTGGCAGCAGCAAGTTACCTGCAACTGCTGGACCTGGTGGCTCTGTGCAAGAAAAAGCTGAAGAGGAATGGAAAGTATCATTTACACCCCAACCCTGGATTTTTGCCTTACAAGATTGGCCCAGGTGGGGTGGGTGGAGGACGGTTTCACGTATCCACTTCAGTCATTGACTCCTGCCTTTCTGGTAGAATAGTCGGCACTCCTCGACCAACATCATTAGAAGATCTGCCCTCCCTTCCACTGGTCCCCTATGCAGGACAGATTTATGCCCCAGCTCCCACACAGGGTCCACCACCTTACCCCCCAACAAAGGCATCTCTGTCACCACAGTCGGGCCTGCGTTTGCCCCCTGAGAGGAAATGCTCATCCGTATTTGGCCTTGATCTGTCCAAGAAAAGCCCCACTTCCCAGTCACAGCTCCCTTCCAGTCATCCCCATTTGGTCTCCTCAATCCATCCAGATGAGGAGCCTGAGGGGGAACTTGACCAAAGCACCAGCCCACTGCTCAGCCCCAACGATGGCTCTAGAAAAATGGAGACAGCCCACCATGCAGGGACCCTTACGCCACACCCTTTCCCCCTCCCCAACCATCCATTTGCACCCCATCTTCCCATCCTACACCGTTCTCAGGGCCAGGAGCCATACCCCTGTCCTCCCAGTCCTGAGCCTATGGAGGACTCCAGAGAACAAGGCAGAGATAGCGCAAGCATCTACCGCTGGGTGAAGAATGAACCGTCCAATCCAGAGGATGAAGATGAGGAGGATGAAGGAGATGAAAGTGGAGGAACTGGTGAGCAGGATAAAGAAAGACACCACCAGCACATGAACCACCATATGAACAGTGAAGAAAAGCTGAATGTGAGTGAGAGGGGCTATGACAGAGGGACTGTGACCTGTGATGATGGTGAGGATGAAAATGGGACTGGCAGTGAGGAGACAGGGAGCAGTGAAGGCCGTCCATCGCCCCCTGGTGCAGGTGGGAGATATCACATGCCTTATGAGCCAGAGAGTTTCGGAGATAACTTGTATGTGTGCATCCCCTGTGACAAAGGCTTTCCCAGTTCAGAGCAGCTAAATGCCCATGTGGAGACTCATACAGAGGAGGAGCTCAACAATGGTAGTGAGCTGGACAACAGCAATAACTGCAGCAAACCCAACAATGGCCATGGGCCTACAAGTTTGAACAGCTCTAGTGGCCTCCACAGCCCCTTCTCAGATAACAAATCtggtcataacctccattccattGGCCTAGGAGAGATCATACGACCATATCGCTGTTCTTCCTGCGATAAGTCCTATAAAGATCCTGCCACGCTGCGGCAGCACGAGAAGACACACTGGCTGACCCGGCCATACCCatgtagcatttgtggcaagAAGTTTACCCAGCGTGGTACCATGACACGCCACATGCGCAGCCATTTGGGCCTAAAACCCTTCGCTTGTGATGCCTGTGGGATGCGCTTTACTCGGCAATACCGCCTCACGGAGCACATGCGCATCCACTCTGGAGAGAAGCCCTACGAGTGCCAGGTGTGTGGGGGCAAGTTCGCTCAGCAGCGCAACCTCATCAGCCACATGAAAATGCACAGTAGTGGAGCGGCCGGCGGAGGACTCACTCCTGATGGCAAGCTGAAGATAGACTTCTCTGAGGGCATTTATCCCTTGAGTAAGTACACCATTGAACATCTGGGTCTGAAGCAGGAGAAAACCTCAGATCTTCTTACGGCCTCTCAGCACCTTCTGGCTGATGCTAAGGTCATTGAGAGCCTCTACCCACTGTCAAAGCTGGCTGCAGAACATCTTGGCCTCACCCACAACAAGATGGACATCCTGAACCAAACCCTTCCGCCCACTCCCCAGCAGCTCTCAGCAGAGAAACGCACCATTGACCGCTACTCTCCCAGCTAG